GCCCGCGAACGGGCAATTGCCGCGCGTCGATATCGTGTATGCGCATAGCAACATGGATGGCCGCCAGATCGAGCATGCGATCGCCGATGGCGCGAAGGGCATCGTCGTCGCCGGCGAAGGCGACGGTGACATGTCGAAGGAAGCCCTCGCGGCGCTCGACCGCGCGGCGGCAAAAGGCATCGTGGTAGTTCGTTCGACGCGCCTCGTGTCGGGATTCGTGAACCGGAACGTCGAGGTGGACGACGACAAGCGCGGCTTCGTCGCATCGCTCGATCTGAATCCGCAGAAGGCGCGCTTGCTGACGCAGTTGCTGGTGGCCAACGGCGTGACCGATCCGGTCAAGGTGCAGCAGGCATTCAGCGGAACGTGGTGATGGATTGGGGGCGGCGCGGCATCGCAAGCGACGGATAGCCGCTCTATCGCCCCTCGATCAGCGAGGAAAGCAGCTTCAGCAGGCTGTCGATATTGACGGGTTTGACGAAGTGATAGTCGAAGCCCGCCGATTGTGCGCGCAGCCTGTCGTCCGTCTGACCGTATCCGGTGATCGCGATCAGCAACGGCTTCGCATCGCCTTTGCGGCGAAGCTGCCTAGCCAGTGCGTATCCGTCGATATCCGGCAAGCCGATATCGAGCAGCGCCACGTCCGGCACGAATGACGGTGCGGCTTCCAGCGCCTCGGCTGACGAATACGCGACACGGGCAGCATGCCCTTCGGATTCGCACAGCATCGCGAGTGAATCGGCGGCGTCGCGATTGTCATCGACGACCAGCACGCGCAACGCGGTTCGCGCGTGCCCCGGCGCGGGCTCCGACAGCGCGACCGCCGAATGGCGTTCATGGTGGTGCAAACGCGGCAGTCGGACCGTCACCGTGGTGCCGAGATTGGGGCCTTCGCTGTGCACGGCGATCGTGCCGTTGTGCATTTCGACGAGCTTCTTGACGAGCGACAGTCCGATGCCGAGGCCGCCATCCGAGCGATCGAGCGTGCGTTCGCCTTGCGAAAAGAGCTCGAACACCTTCGGCAGAAGCTCGGCCGAAATGCCCGTGCCGGTATCTTGCGTGACGATGGAAACCCATTCGCCGTCGGCCGCTACGTTCACCGTGATATGTCCGTTCTCCGGCGTGTACTTGCTCGCGTTGTTGAGGATATTGACGAAGATCTGCGAAATCCGCGTGATGTCGCCGCAAACCCACGTGGTCGGATCGCAAACACTGACGTGCAACTGCTGATGACGAGCTTCGGCCATCGCCGCGATCGCCTCGACGGCGTGATAGACGGCCGTGCCGACCAGAACGGGCTCGAGTTGCAGCACGATGCGGCCTTGGGTGATGCGCGACACTTCGAGCAGATCGTCGACGATTCGCGTCATGTGCTCGACCTGCCGGCGCATCAGGTTGATCAGCTCGTGGGGGCGTGAGCCCGTGTCGGGCTGCTTGTCGAGCAATGCGATGGCAGTGCGTAGTGGCGCGAGCGGATTGCGCAGTTCGTGCGCGAGCATCGCGAGAAACTCGTCCTTGCGGCGATCGGTTTCGCGCAGCATCAGTTCGAGCTGCTTGCGCTGGGTGATGTCGATCACGCTGGCGATGATGCGCAACGGCTTGCCGTCCGCGCCTCGCTGAAGCAGCGCGCTGCCGTGCATCCATTGTTCGCCGTACGCGTTCTGCAAGCGGAATTCGAAGTTCGCGACCGGGTCGTGGCCTTCGGCCACTCGGCAGACATACTGTTCGAGCATCGCGCGGTCGTCGGGATGCACATTGCGCAGCGCCTCGTCGTAGCTGAGCACATGGTCTATCCGCGGTGCGTGGCCCTCTTCGAACGACAGCGTGCGCGAGGTCAGGTCGAAGCAGACGATGTTCAGCCGCGCCGCCTGCATCGCGACGGACAGACGCAGGTTGCGCGCTTCGATCGCCAATTGCGCTTCATATTGAGGCGTCACATCGGTCGTTGTGCCGAACCACTCCTGGAGTTTGCCGTGGCTGTCGAACAGGGGTGCCGCCTGGGCGTGCATCATCCTGTACTGGCCGTCGTGACGCCGCATGCGGAACATGATCGATCCGGGCGCGCGTCGCTGCAGCACATCGACCCACCCCTGCCTTGCCGCCTCGCGGTCGTCCGGGTGAACGTAGTCGAGCCATCCCCAGTCCGCCAGACGGACCGCGCCGTCGCCCGTGAAGCGGCTCCAGTCCTCGCCTGCGGGCCGGATGTCGCCGTTCGGCTCGGCCGACCATACGAGTGCGCCCGTCGATTCCACGAGCACCCGATAACGCCGCTCGCTGAGACTGAGTTGCTCTTCGGCTGCCCGCTCCTTGCTGATATCGAAGGTCACGCCGTACACATGCGCGAGCGTACCGTTCTCGTATTCCGCGTGGCCGCGCATGCGCAGCCAGCGTGGGGAAGGCGATCCACCGTTCAGCACGAAGTCGAATTCGAAGGGACCGCCGTATTGCAGAGCGTCATCGACCTTCCGCTGGAATAGCGCCCGATACTCGGGTTCGACACGGTTCTCCAGATCGGATAGCGCAAGCGCATCGGTGCCGGGTGGAAACCCGT
The nucleotide sequence above comes from Paraburkholderia youngii. Encoded proteins:
- a CDS encoding PAS domain-containing hybrid sensor histidine kinase/response regulator yields the protein MNDPAHFLPSFVWRADRDGVVRYANPWTSRYLGIPALELVGMHWKTFVHPDDIDHVLDAVRQMRDGTLLGNVEVRLLRADGEYRWHVLHLQAERDANGRIGETVGVATDIHEARHAWAMYEASERRLKAAFHGARMGAWEWDMKRRVVRMTSQLADLYGFPPGTDALALSDLENRVEPEYRALFQRKVDDALQYGGPFEFDFVLNGGSPSPRWLRMRGHAEYENGTLAHVYGVTFDISKERAAEEQLSLSERRYRVLVESTGALVWSAEPNGDIRPAGEDWSRFTGDGAVRLADWGWLDYVHPDDREAARQGWVDVLQRRAPGSIMFRMRRHDGQYRMMHAQAAPLFDSHGKLQEWFGTTTDVTPQYEAQLAIEARNLRLSVAMQAARLNIVCFDLTSRTLSFEEGHAPRIDHVLSYDEALRNVHPDDRAMLEQYVCRVAEGHDPVANFEFRLQNAYGEQWMHGSALLQRGADGKPLRIIASVIDITQRKQLELMLRETDRRKDEFLAMLAHELRNPLAPLRTAIALLDKQPDTGSRPHELINLMRRQVEHMTRIVDDLLEVSRITQGRIVLQLEPVLVGTAVYHAVEAIAAMAEARHQQLHVSVCDPTTWVCGDITRISQIFVNILNNASKYTPENGHITVNVAADGEWVSIVTQDTGTGISAELLPKVFELFSQGERTLDRSDGGLGIGLSLVKKLVEMHNGTIAVHSEGPNLGTTVTVRLPRLHHHERHSAVALSEPAPGHARTALRVLVVDDNRDAADSLAMLCESEGHAARVAYSSAEALEAAPSFVPDVALLDIGLPDIDGYALARQLRRKGDAKPLLIAITGYGQTDDRLRAQSAGFDYHFVKPVNIDSLLKLLSSLIEGR